The region CGGTCGCAACGCCGGACCGGCGCCGCCACTCGCCGGCGGGCATGAGGTCAGGAGGTGGCGGCGGTCAGGGCGATGTCGGAGCGGTGGTGGGAACCGCGCAGGGTGATCCGCTCCAGCGCCTCGTAGGCCCGCGTCCTCGCCTCGGCCAGGTCGGCGCCGGTGCCGACCACGTTGAGCACCCGCCCGCCGTTCGACACCAGCCGGTTCTCCGGGTCCAGGGTCGTCCCAGCGTGCAGCGCGTACGCCTCCTCGGTCGTCGGGGGGAGTCCCGCGACGGGGTCGCCCTTCACCGGGTCGGCCGGGTAGTTCTCGGCGGCGAGCACCACGGTCACGGCGGCGCCGTCGCGCCACCGCAGCGGCGGATGGTCCGCGAGGGTGCCGGTCGCGCACGCGAGCAGCAGCCCTCCGAGCGGGGTCTCCAGCCGGTCGAGCACGACCTGGGTCTCCGGGTCGCCGAAGCGCGCGTTGAACTCGATCACGCGGGGGCCTTCGGTGGTCAGGGCCAGCCCCGCGTACAGCACGCCCGTGTACGGCGTGCCGCGCCGGGCCATCTCGGCGACCGTCGGCCGGACGATCTCGGCCATGACCCGCTCCGACAGGCCCTCCGGGGCCCAGGGGAGCGGGGTGTACGCCCCCATGCCACCGGTGTTGGGACCCTTGTCGCCGTCGTAGGCCCGCTTGAAGTCCTGGGCCGGCTGCAGCGCCACCGCGCTCGTCCCGTCGCACAGGGCGAACAGCGACACCTCCGGGCCGTCGAGGAACTCCTCGATCACCACCCGCTCGCACGACCGCGCGTGCTCCAGGGCCTCCTCGCGGCTGTCGGTCACGACCACGCCCTTGCCCGCGGCCAGGCCGTCGTCCTTCACGACGTACGGAGGGCCGAAGGCGTCCAGCGCCGCCGCGGCCTCCTCCTCGCTCACGCACGTGTACGCCCGCGCGGTCGGCACGCCCGCGGCCGTCATGACGTCCTTGGCGAACGCCTTGGAACCCTCGACCGCCGCGGCCCGCGCCGACGGCCCGAAGCAGGGGATGCCCGCGGCCCTGACCGCGTCGGCCACGCCGGCGACCAGCGGCGCCTCCGGGCCGATCACCACGAGGCCGGCGCCCAGGCGCTCGGCGAGGGCGGTGACCGCCGCGCCGTCCGTGGGCGTGACCTGGTGCAGGGTGGCCACATCGGCGATGCCGGCGTTGCCGGGGGCGCAGTGGACTTCGACGACGGAGGGGTCCAGCCCCAGGGCCCGGCACAGAGCGTGCTCGCGACCCCCGGAACCGATGACAAGAACGCGCACCCGCTCATTCTCGCAGTCTTCTCCGCGTCCTCCGCCGCCCGGCCTCCCGGATACACAGGAGTGACCAGGTTGTCCGACCCCTTTTTGGCAAGAAGTGCATGATCGGAGGCTCTTGACGCCGGTACCCTGGAACAGGCGTCAGGCAGTGATGTGCTAGGTTGGACAGGCTTCGCGCTGTCTCGTAGTGATTGGAGGTGGTCTGGGATGAATTCTGGTGATCCCGTCAGTACGTGCTCGCGCACGTACGTCGTGCGCACTCCCGACCACTTCGACACTGAGTCCCGAGAGGCAGCTCACGCCTGCATGA is a window of Microbispora sp. NBC_01189 DNA encoding:
- the purD gene encoding phosphoribosylamine--glycine ligase, with product MRVLVIGSGGREHALCRALGLDPSVVEVHCAPGNAGIADVATLHQVTPTDGAAVTALAERLGAGLVVIGPEAPLVAGVADAVRAAGIPCFGPSARAAAVEGSKAFAKDVMTAAGVPTARAYTCVSEEEAAAALDAFGPPYVVKDDGLAAGKGVVVTDSREEALEHARSCERVVIEEFLDGPEVSLFALCDGTSAVALQPAQDFKRAYDGDKGPNTGGMGAYTPLPWAPEGLSERVMAEIVRPTVAEMARRGTPYTGVLYAGLALTTEGPRVIEFNARFGDPETQVVLDRLETPLGGLLLACATGTLADHPPLRWRDGAAVTVVLAAENYPADPVKGDPVAGLPPTTEEAYALHAGTTLDPENRLVSNGGRVLNVVGTGADLAEARTRAYEALERITLRGSHHRSDIALTAATS